A genome region from Longimicrobiales bacterium includes the following:
- a CDS encoding 2-phosphosulfolactate phosphatase → MRLDVAFTPAEVKGAIGRRAVVVIDVLRATSSMVSALVNGARSILPVSGVDEAVRKAEELGRDNVLLCGERDAEPIRGFHLGNSPLEFTREAVAGRTLIMSTTNGTNAVLAGAAGSVCLVGSLLNARAVAQRLVDLGGEALLLCAGREGRFALEDAICAGRIARHVRAIAGTLSGNDALSATVRMSRAAPSVRALTRTAAGRRLTELRRHDDIAFCAREDLFDAVPVLDEHRILL, encoded by the coding sequence GTGAGACTCGATGTGGCATTCACGCCGGCCGAGGTGAAGGGAGCCATCGGCCGGCGCGCTGTCGTTGTCATCGATGTGCTTCGAGCCACGAGCAGCATGGTGTCTGCGCTCGTGAACGGCGCGCGCAGCATCCTGCCGGTGTCGGGCGTGGACGAGGCGGTGCGGAAGGCGGAGGAGCTGGGTCGCGACAATGTGCTGCTCTGCGGCGAGCGGGATGCGGAGCCGATCCGCGGATTCCATCTCGGTAACTCGCCCCTGGAGTTCACACGTGAGGCGGTCGCAGGCAGGACGCTCATCATGTCGACGACGAACGGCACCAACGCCGTGCTCGCGGGTGCAGCCGGCAGCGTGTGTCTGGTCGGGTCGCTGTTGAACGCGCGTGCGGTCGCACAGCGACTCGTCGACCTCGGTGGTGAGGCGCTGCTGTTGTGTGCGGGGCGCGAAGGTCGCTTCGCTCTGGAGGACGCCATCTGCGCCGGCCGGATCGCACGGCACGTTCGTGCGATCGCGGGTACATTGAGCGGTAACGATGCGCTGAGCGCGACGGTGCGGATGTCGCGCGCCGCGCCGTCGGTCCGGGCACTCACCCGCACCGCTGCGGGACGGCGTCTCACAGAGCTCCGACGCCATGATGACATCGCTTTCTGTGCGCGGGAGGACCTCTTCGATGCAGTTCCGGTCCTCGATGAGCACCGCATTCTTCTGTAG
- a CDS encoding DNA translocase FtsK 4TM domain-containing protein, producing MISSRQRRQLFGIGLLSLSAFTLLSLLPVATLGGAALDVFAAGNVMGVLGALFSGAGITAIGIGVLLVPAFLAIAGAAFFDWIEGERALRLGALLLGLAVLLPAVAALFAADTGYAFVEVLPARSAGWVGRTLTLPFAALLGKVGAAFALMVLLVALSVATIGWNPLGAAARGIRSLRRAQPQQPETDVLPEPSPEPVLAGVLDEPAVTEPAAAQSPSLVPRLLRRKKAEAAIVLEDTGDPDATETPPLALLSEPPPGDHAANEAHYDRLGQVLVDTLRTFKVESQIGGRTTGPVVTQFEVVPAPGVKVNRIAALDADLALALRAPSIRIVAPIPGKGAVGVEVPNPEAEVVYLRRILESPTFQRARGALPLALGKDLNGRPYVADLAKMPHLLIAGATGSGKSICINTLITSLVYRHSPKTLRLLMVDPKMVELSIYGDLPHLRHPVVTDPQDAATVLKWAVLEMERRYALLSENGARSLAEFNKRAEEGAPLRRANPVGADDDPERWTYTDGPLPFIVLVVDELADLMMSVQAEIEKPLAQLAQKSRAIGIHLVVATQRPSVNVITGLIKANFPCRIAFRVSSKVDSRTIIDQNGADALLGNGDMLFQPPGTSDPVRIQGAYISTEDTEQMMDWYRAREAEKPAREEDILEMVRAREAADAAPDDDSAFFEERDALFRQAAEICVQFQQGSTSLLQRRLRIGYGRAARIIDQLHNAGVLGPPDGSKPREVLVGMESVGHICGDD from the coding sequence ATGATCAGCAGTCGTCAACGTCGGCAGCTCTTCGGCATCGGCCTCCTCTCGCTGAGCGCGTTCACGCTGCTCAGCCTGCTCCCCGTCGCAACTCTGGGCGGCGCCGCACTGGATGTGTTTGCGGCGGGCAACGTCATGGGTGTACTCGGTGCGCTCTTTTCCGGCGCGGGCATCACCGCGATCGGCATCGGCGTGCTGCTCGTGCCCGCGTTCCTTGCGATCGCGGGCGCTGCCTTCTTTGACTGGATCGAGGGAGAGCGTGCACTCCGGCTCGGCGCACTGCTGCTCGGCCTCGCCGTGCTGCTGCCCGCTGTGGCCGCGCTCTTTGCAGCGGATACCGGTTATGCCTTCGTCGAGGTGCTGCCCGCACGCAGCGCCGGCTGGGTGGGCCGTACACTCACGCTGCCGTTCGCGGCTCTGCTGGGAAAAGTAGGTGCGGCATTCGCACTGATGGTGCTCCTGGTCGCCCTGTCCGTCGCGACCATCGGCTGGAATCCGCTGGGCGCCGCCGCGCGCGGTATCCGTTCGCTGCGGCGCGCGCAGCCGCAGCAGCCGGAAACGGACGTTCTGCCGGAGCCGTCGCCAGAGCCCGTGCTCGCAGGTGTGCTCGACGAGCCGGCCGTGACAGAGCCCGCTGCGGCGCAGTCCCCGTCGCTGGTGCCCAGACTGTTGCGGCGGAAGAAGGCGGAAGCGGCCATTGTCCTGGAGGACACGGGCGATCCGGACGCAACGGAGACGCCCCCGCTCGCGCTTCTGAGCGAGCCGCCGCCTGGTGACCATGCAGCGAACGAGGCACACTACGACCGGCTCGGGCAGGTGCTCGTCGACACGCTGCGTACGTTCAAGGTGGAGAGTCAGATCGGCGGCCGCACCACCGGTCCGGTGGTAACGCAGTTCGAAGTGGTGCCGGCGCCGGGCGTGAAGGTGAACCGCATTGCCGCTCTCGATGCGGACCTGGCACTCGCGCTGCGTGCGCCGAGCATCCGCATCGTCGCCCCCATCCCGGGGAAGGGCGCAGTGGGCGTCGAGGTTCCCAATCCCGAAGCGGAAGTCGTCTACCTGCGCCGGATCCTGGAGAGCCCGACCTTCCAGCGCGCGCGTGGCGCACTGCCGCTCGCGCTGGGGAAGGACCTGAATGGGCGGCCGTACGTCGCAGACCTGGCGAAGATGCCGCACCTGCTGATCGCCGGCGCGACCGGCTCGGGCAAGTCGATCTGCATCAATACGCTCATCACCAGCCTGGTATACAGGCATTCGCCGAAGACACTGCGCCTGCTCATGGTCGACCCGAAGATGGTCGAGCTCAGCATCTACGGCGATCTGCCGCACCTGCGTCATCCCGTGGTTACCGATCCCCAGGACGCAGCCACCGTGCTGAAGTGGGCGGTCCTCGAGATGGAACGGCGCTACGCGCTGCTTTCGGAGAACGGCGCGCGCTCGCTTGCGGAGTTCAACAAGCGCGCTGAGGAAGGCGCACCGCTGCGCCGCGCCAACCCGGTCGGCGCGGATGACGACCCGGAGCGCTGGACCTATACGGACGGGCCGCTGCCGTTCATCGTGCTGGTCGTCGATGAGCTGGCCGATCTCATGATGTCCGTGCAGGCGGAGATCGAGAAGCCGCTGGCGCAGCTGGCGCAGAAGTCGCGCGCCATCGGCATCCACCTGGTCGTGGCCACGCAGCGGCCGAGCGTCAACGTCATCACGGGCCTCATCAAGGCCAACTTCCCGTGCAGAATCGCGTTCCGTGTCAGCTCCAAGGTCGACTCACGCACCATCATCGATCAGAACGGCGCGGATGCACTGCTCGGCAACGGCGACATGCTGTTCCAGCCGCCCGGAACGTCGGACCCCGTCCGCATTCAAGGCGCTTACATATCGACCGAAGATACCGAGCAGATGATGGACTGGTACCGCGCACGCGAGGCGGAGAAGCCCGCGCGCGAGGAGGACATCCTCGAGATGGTGCGCGCACGCGAGGCCGCGGACGCCGCGCCCGACGATGACAGCGCCTTCTTCGAGGAGCGCGACGCGCTGTTCCGGCAGGCCGCGGAGATCTGCGTCCAGTTCCAGCAGGGCTCGACGTCCCTGCTCCAGCGACGCCTCCGCATCGGCTACGGTCGCGCCGCGCGCATCATCGATCAGCTGCACAATGCCGGAGTGCTCGGCCCTCCGGACGGTTCCAAGCCGCGCGAAGTGCTCGTCGGCATGGAGTCCGTCGGCCACATCTGCGGTGACGACTGA
- a CDS encoding outer-membrane lipoprotein carrier protein LolA yields MNALVRMLAAGALIGAAACGGSDVPDPDTAAEVRADSTPAGDLMAPAGDSTRPPPPGLAPVAVDDADRHTADQPTTNGPSGQPRQPAAPAGGQQQAPAPATPQEPAADEGAAVLRRAAAAYEDVTSMQASFVMHFNNPLLRQQTTSRGMLYQQRPDRIALRFTDPDGDIILSDGQNFFIYQPSIDARQATQTPAAPGGGGGVDLQAQFVGNPTERFRYTLEGRENVGNRPADVMILVPRARAEYRSLKVWFDTRDSLARRFEITEHNGSVRRFDLSGLRTNTAVPEDVFRFIPPAGVRIVRVG; encoded by the coding sequence ATGAATGCACTTGTGAGGATGCTCGCCGCCGGCGCGCTCATCGGCGCTGCCGCCTGCGGCGGTTCCGATGTGCCGGATCCGGATACGGCCGCCGAAGTACGCGCTGACAGCACGCCGGCCGGCGACCTGATGGCGCCTGCCGGGGACAGTACGCGGCCGCCACCGCCGGGGCTTGCTCCGGTCGCAGTCGACGACGCCGACCGCCATACCGCCGATCAGCCGACGACGAACGGTCCTTCCGGCCAGCCGCGCCAGCCCGCTGCGCCGGCCGGAGGCCAGCAGCAGGCGCCCGCGCCCGCGACCCCGCAGGAGCCCGCGGCCGACGAGGGTGCCGCTGTACTGCGCCGCGCCGCAGCCGCGTATGAGGATGTGACCTCCATGCAGGCCTCGTTCGTCATGCATTTCAACAACCCGCTGCTCCGTCAGCAGACGACCAGCCGCGGGATGCTGTATCAGCAGAGGCCCGACAGGATCGCATTGCGGTTCACGGATCCGGACGGTGACATCATCCTGAGCGATGGCCAGAACTTCTTCATCTATCAGCCGAGCATTGACGCCAGGCAGGCCACGCAGACGCCCGCTGCCCCCGGCGGCGGCGGCGGTGTCGACCTCCAGGCCCAGTTCGTCGGGAACCCCACGGAGCGGTTCCGTTACACTCTCGAGGGTCGCGAGAACGTGGGGAACCGCCCGGCCGACGTGATGATACTGGTGCCGCGCGCACGGGCGGAGTACCGTTCACTCAAGGTCTGGTTCGACACGCGCGATTCGCTCGCGCGCCGTTTCGAGATCACGGAGCACAACGGCAGCGTCCGCCGGTTCGACCTGTCCGGGCTGCGGACGAACACGGCCGTTCCGGAGGACGTGTTCCGCTTCATTCCGCCCGCCGGGGTCCGCATCGTCCGCGTGGGCTGA
- a CDS encoding MiaB/RimO family radical SAM methylthiotransferase — translation MARSTIRRALPVLGAPRETPTAAVELSADALRVGLVTLGCDKNTVDSERLLARLAGAGARVIGDAGDADVVVINTCGFIDVAKEESVDAILDAVRLKHAGRVRAVVAMGCMVQRYKAELQRELPEVDLFLGLTEAEQLVPELRARGLLRESVVPTMEQPLRLLTTSTPHTSHLKISEGCDHTCAFCAIPLMRGRHRSTPIDALVREAQQLEAAGVVELNLISQDTTWYGRDIVRGTAGTETEWFIGRTFAGMASVMADVRIADLDSAAARANGGRTTPAGAAAGATPAVRADGGAGGARRHGLLPELLDALVAGTSIPWFRLFYMYPSGIYPALVEQIAREPRILPYIDMPIQHGSDSVLKRMRRPERQATIRERVTWLRDAIPDVALRTTVIVGFPGETDEEFDDMLGLLEEIRFDHLGAFAYSEEESTPAAGMSDQVDAAVRRERLERVHELQSAIAQERNERWLGREAHVLIDTLTGRDSDDPDARAGARGAIGRTAGQALEIDGVVHIADARGARPGDFVRVRVVDVVENDLKAEIPGD, via the coding sequence ATGGCGAGAAGTACGATACGACGGGCATTGCCGGTGCTGGGCGCACCGCGCGAGACGCCGACGGCAGCGGTGGAGCTGTCGGCGGACGCGCTGCGCGTGGGGCTGGTGACGCTCGGCTGTGACAAGAACACGGTGGACAGCGAACGGCTGCTCGCGCGGCTGGCGGGCGCGGGTGCACGCGTCATCGGGGATGCCGGCGATGCGGACGTGGTGGTGATCAACACGTGCGGCTTCATCGATGTCGCGAAGGAAGAATCGGTAGACGCTATCCTGGACGCAGTGCGCCTGAAGCACGCGGGTCGCGTCCGTGCGGTAGTCGCGATGGGCTGCATGGTGCAACGCTACAAGGCGGAGCTGCAGCGGGAGCTGCCCGAAGTCGATCTGTTCCTCGGCCTGACGGAAGCAGAACAGCTGGTGCCGGAGCTGCGCGCGCGCGGGCTGCTGCGCGAGAGCGTGGTACCGACGATGGAACAGCCGCTGCGGCTGCTGACGACATCGACGCCGCACACGTCTCATCTGAAGATCAGCGAGGGCTGCGATCACACGTGTGCCTTCTGCGCCATCCCGCTGATGCGCGGCCGACACCGCTCCACACCCATCGACGCGCTCGTGCGCGAGGCGCAGCAGCTGGAGGCCGCGGGCGTGGTCGAACTGAATCTGATCAGCCAGGACACGACCTGGTACGGCCGCGACATCGTGCGTGGCACTGCCGGGACGGAAACAGAGTGGTTCATCGGCCGCACGTTCGCCGGCATGGCGAGCGTGATGGCGGACGTCCGCATCGCGGATCTGGACAGCGCCGCCGCGCGCGCCAACGGAGGCCGCACGACGCCGGCCGGGGCCGCCGCAGGAGCGACTCCGGCCGTCAGGGCGGACGGTGGGGCCGGTGGAGCGCGGCGGCATGGGCTGCTGCCGGAGTTGCTCGATGCACTCGTTGCCGGCACCTCGATCCCATGGTTCCGCCTTTTCTATATGTACCCATCGGGCATCTATCCCGCCCTGGTGGAGCAGATCGCGCGCGAGCCGCGCATCCTGCCCTATATCGACATGCCGATCCAGCACGGCAGTGACAGCGTGCTGAAGCGGATGCGCCGCCCCGAACGGCAGGCCACCATCCGCGAGCGTGTCACCTGGCTCCGTGATGCGATACCGGACGTCGCGCTGCGCACGACGGTCATCGTCGGCTTCCCGGGCGAGACGGACGAGGAGTTCGACGACATGCTGGGTCTGCTGGAGGAAATCCGGTTCGATCACCTGGGTGCATTCGCGTATTCCGAGGAAGAGAGTACGCCCGCGGCGGGGATGTCGGACCAGGTGGATGCAGCGGTCCGGCGCGAGCGTCTGGAACGTGTGCACGAGCTGCAGTCGGCGATCGCGCAGGAGCGCAATGAGCGCTGGCTCGGCAGGGAAGCGCATGTGCTGATCGATACGCTGACCGGTCGTGACTCGGACGATCCGGACGCGCGCGCGGGCGCGCGCGGTGCGATCGGCCGCACCGCCGGTCAGGCACTGGAGATCGATGGCGTCGTGCACATCGCGGATGCGCGCGGTGCGCGACCTGGTGATTTCGTGAGAGTACGAGTGGTGGATGTCGTGGAAAACGATCTGAAGGCGGAGATCCCTGGTGACTGA
- the hemL gene encoding glutamate-1-semialdehyde 2,1-aminomutase — protein sequence MTEATYIDRSASAHLFERARTLIPGGVNSPVRAFGRVGGNPFFVDRADGAVLHDVDGCAYFDYVMSWGALMLGHAHASITRALTEATVRGTSYGAPTGAEVELADLVVELMPHIEMVRFVNSGTEATMAAVRLARAATGRDLILKFNGCYHGHGDSFLVQAGSGVATLGLPDSPGVPKALAELTLSVPFNDADAVRSAFEQHGDRIACVIVEPIVGNSGFIAPHADFHAQLREITTMHGALLIFDEVMTGFRVALGGASERFAVTPDLTTLGKVIGGGLPVGAYGGRRDLMEMIAPAGPVYQAGTLSGNPLAMAAGIAQLLFLRETRPYEVLEQRARGLLAALADTAHELGIPFRGDAAGAMFGWHFVDGPVHDFAAAARVDSALFARFHRASLDRGVFLAPSPFEASFMSVAHTQELVDETAERLSDALREAAQ from the coding sequence GTGACTGAAGCAACGTACATCGACAGGAGTGCGAGCGCTCATCTGTTCGAGCGCGCACGCACGCTGATTCCCGGCGGTGTGAACTCGCCTGTTCGGGCATTCGGCAGGGTCGGCGGCAATCCGTTCTTCGTCGATCGCGCAGACGGTGCGGTGCTGCATGATGTGGACGGCTGCGCGTACTTCGATTACGTGATGAGCTGGGGCGCGCTGATGCTCGGCCACGCGCACGCATCGATCACGCGTGCATTGACGGAAGCGACGGTGCGCGGCACGAGCTACGGCGCACCCACCGGTGCGGAGGTGGAGCTGGCGGATCTGGTGGTCGAGCTCATGCCGCACATCGAGATGGTGCGCTTCGTCAACAGCGGCACCGAGGCCACCATGGCTGCGGTACGTCTCGCCCGTGCCGCGACGGGCCGCGATCTCATCCTGAAGTTCAACGGCTGCTATCACGGCCACGGCGACTCGTTTCTGGTACAGGCGGGAAGCGGCGTGGCGACGCTGGGGCTTCCCGATTCGCCGGGCGTGCCGAAAGCGCTAGCGGAGCTTACGCTGTCCGTGCCGTTCAACGACGCGGATGCGGTGCGCTCCGCGTTCGAGCAGCATGGTGACCGGATTGCATGCGTGATCGTCGAGCCGATCGTGGGGAACTCCGGCTTCATCGCGCCGCACGCTGACTTCCATGCGCAGCTGCGCGAGATCACGACGATGCACGGCGCACTGCTCATTTTCGATGAGGTGATGACCGGATTCCGTGTGGCGCTCGGCGGCGCAAGCGAACGCTTCGCTGTGACGCCGGACCTCACCACTCTCGGCAAGGTCATCGGCGGCGGTCTGCCGGTCGGCGCCTACGGCGGGCGGCGCGATCTGATGGAGATGATCGCGCCGGCCGGCCCCGTATACCAGGCCGGAACACTGTCGGGCAATCCGCTGGCCATGGCCGCGGGCATTGCGCAGCTCCTGTTTCTGCGCGAGACACGGCCGTACGAAGTTCTCGAGCAGCGCGCGCGCGGACTGCTCGCCGCTCTGGCGGACACAGCGCACGAGCTCGGCATCCCGTTCCGCGGCGATGCCGCCGGCGCGATGTTCGGCTGGCATTTCGTCGACGGACCCGTGCATGATTTCGCTGCGGCAGCCCGCGTGGACAGCGCGTTGTTTGCGCGCTTCCACCGTGCCAGCCTCGACCGCGGCGTGTTCCTCGCCCCCTCCCCGTTCGAGGCGTCATTCATGTCCGTGGCGCACACGCAGGAGCTGGTGGACGAGACAGCCGAGCGGCTGAGCGACGCGCTCAGGGAGGCCGCGCAATGA
- a CDS encoding SpoIID/LytB domain-containing protein, whose product MRQTSAVLMCAAALSACTPGERMPAGPPQPPAAGLPSDEPRIRIGIVVDSSMATVGASTGFAIRVAGGDEVARGGAGATWTFSADAQGRLSARGPSGVVRPRAASLRVIPDAPGGLTINGRQYRGEALIIPRSGGLVSALNVVDLEAYLLGVVPREIGRLPASQIEAMKAQAVAARTYAIGNLGGRETLGFDFYATVMDQVYGGVADEDSIVSRAVRETAGEILTYNGAPILAYYSSTCGGRTAAIEDSWTNRQPLPYLRSVSDRIPGTDEYYCSTSNRFNWTTRWTRAQLLAVLGETLRAHTRGAVQAVSRVDDVRIIDRNASGRATVELTADGREYTLRGDSIRWVLRPQPGPAILNSSLLHDIAVERGPGGVSSMEIEGGGWGHAIGMCQVGAMGRARAGQSYSEILRAYYTGVEVRRLY is encoded by the coding sequence ATGAGGCAGACATCAGCAGTCCTCATGTGCGCAGCAGCCCTGTCGGCGTGCACGCCGGGCGAGCGCATGCCGGCGGGTCCGCCGCAGCCGCCGGCCGCCGGACTCCCGTCGGACGAGCCGCGCATCCGGATCGGGATCGTCGTCGACAGCAGCATGGCGACCGTCGGCGCATCAACCGGATTCGCCATCCGTGTCGCGGGCGGCGACGAGGTGGCGCGCGGCGGTGCGGGCGCGACGTGGACGTTCTCGGCGGACGCTCAGGGGCGGTTGAGCGCGCGCGGGCCGTCCGGTGTGGTCCGGCCGCGCGCGGCATCACTGCGCGTCATCCCGGATGCGCCGGGCGGCCTCACGATCAACGGGCGACAGTATCGCGGCGAGGCACTGATCATTCCGCGCAGCGGTGGCCTCGTGTCCGCGTTGAACGTGGTGGATCTCGAGGCGTACCTGCTCGGAGTGGTGCCGCGCGAGATCGGGCGGCTGCCCGCGTCGCAGATCGAGGCCATGAAGGCCCAGGCAGTGGCGGCGCGCACATACGCGATCGGTAATCTCGGTGGGCGCGAGACACTCGGATTCGACTTCTACGCGACCGTGATGGACCAGGTTTACGGCGGTGTCGCTGATGAGGACTCCATCGTGAGTCGTGCGGTGCGCGAGACGGCGGGCGAGATCCTGACGTACAACGGCGCGCCCATACTGGCCTACTACTCGTCCACGTGCGGGGGACGTACGGCCGCGATCGAGGACTCGTGGACGAACCGTCAGCCGCTGCCGTACCTGCGTTCCGTCTCCGATCGGATTCCCGGCACCGATGAGTACTACTGCTCCACGTCCAACCGCTTCAACTGGACGACGCGCTGGACCCGCGCACAGCTTCTCGCCGTGCTTGGCGAGACGCTCCGTGCCCACACGCGCGGTGCGGTGCAGGCCGTCAGCCGCGTCGATGACGTGCGCATCATCGACCGTAACGCGTCCGGTCGGGCGACTGTCGAGCTCACTGCGGACGGACGGGAGTACACCCTGCGCGGCGACTCCATACGCTGGGTCCTCCGGCCACAGCCGGGCCCCGCGATCCTGAACAGCTCGCTGCTGCACGACATTGCTGTCGAACGGGGCCCCGGAGGCGTCTCGTCCATGGAGATCGAGGGCGGCGGCTGGGGCCACGCGATCGGCATGTGCCAGGTCGGGGCCATGGGGCGCGCACGAGCCGGCCAGTCTTACAGTGAGATCCTGCGCGCCTACTATACCGGCGTGGAAGTCCGCAGGCTCTACTGA
- a CDS encoding Gfo/Idh/MocA family oxidoreductase — translation MSEGKLRVALMGVGAIAQVVHLPVLNELDEVELTAVCDVDYVRANALAARFGIPHIFRDDDEVFRSDLIDAIIICTPSYLHEEQAIAALEAGKHVLVEKPLALSPEAVERVIAVAERTGRTLMVAMNNRYRPDTVALRPFSTNGELGDVFLTRGAWLNRKMRVVRPTWRHRRATAGGGAMMDLGVQTLDLCLWMLGWPDAASVMTHMHYPDGMEVEDTAGIIVRLKNGSGISLTVSWSLVAERDRHYMRMLGTRGSGAISPLAVFKEVETGQMIDVTPNVSLGRENLYTASYRRELTHFVSVATGGSEEPLPREQIQIMRIVEAAYRSAEEKAEVNL, via the coding sequence ATGAGTGAAGGGAAGCTGCGCGTGGCGCTGATGGGCGTCGGCGCCATCGCACAGGTGGTGCATCTGCCGGTGCTGAACGAGCTCGATGAGGTCGAGCTTACCGCGGTCTGCGATGTCGATTACGTGCGCGCCAACGCACTCGCCGCCCGCTTCGGCATCCCCCACATATTCCGCGATGACGATGAGGTGTTCAGATCCGACCTGATCGACGCGATCATCATCTGCACGCCCAGCTATCTCCACGAGGAGCAGGCGATCGCGGCGCTCGAGGCCGGCAAGCACGTGCTCGTCGAGAAGCCGCTCGCGCTCTCACCCGAAGCCGTCGAGCGCGTCATCGCCGTCGCCGAGCGCACCGGCCGCACGCTGATGGTCGCCATGAACAACCGCTACCGCCCGGATACGGTCGCGCTGCGGCCGTTCTCCACCAACGGCGAGCTGGGCGATGTGTTTCTCACCCGCGGTGCGTGGCTGAACCGCAAGATGCGCGTCGTGCGGCCCACCTGGCGCCACCGTCGCGCAACGGCCGGCGGCGGCGCCATGATGGACCTCGGCGTGCAGACCCTCGACCTGTGCCTCTGGATGCTCGGCTGGCCCGACGCAGCCAGCGTCATGACCCACATGCATTACCCCGATGGCATGGAGGTAGAGGACACCGCGGGCATCATCGTCCGCCTGAAGAACGGCTCCGGCATCTCACTGACCGTGAGCTGGAGCCTCGTCGCCGAGCGCGACCGCCACTACATGCGCATGCTCGGTACCCGCGGCTCCGGCGCCATATCGCCGCTGGCCGTCTTCAAGGAAGTGGAGACCGGTCAGATGATCGATGTCACGCCGAACGTCTCGCTCGGACGCGAGAATCTCTACACCGCCTCGTACCGGCGCGAGCTGACGCACTTCGTGAGCGTTGCGACCGGCGGCAGCGAGGAGCCGCTGCCGCGTGAGCAGATCCAGATCATGCGCATCGTCGAGGCCGCCTACCGGTCGGCGGAAGAGAAGGCGGAGGTGAACCTGTAG
- the rpmE gene encoding 50S ribosomal protein L31 encodes MKPGIHPDYTTSTVHCACGNKFETRSTQDDIHVEICAICHPYYTGRQKLIDTAGRVERFRQKWGKQTAGA; translated from the coding sequence ATGAAGCCAGGCATTCATCCGGACTACACGACTTCCACGGTGCATTGCGCCTGTGGGAACAAGTTCGAGACGCGCAGCACGCAGGACGACATCCACGTTGAGATCTGCGCCATCTGCCACCCGTACTACACGGGGCGGCAGAAGCTGATCGATACCGCGGGCCGGGTCGAGCGATTCCGCCAGAAATGGGGAAAGCAGACGGCCGGAGCATGA